One Onychostoma macrolepis isolate SWU-2019 chromosome 15, ASM1243209v1, whole genome shotgun sequence DNA segment encodes these proteins:
- the ostn gene encoding osteocrin — protein MLGCGCVLLSGLLTLTLFHCSAESLHVPQERSEYVEPSVVEGRSVQRGQTEQKTSGAVNAKLLLHNQLVRLENDVIETKRKRSFPGSNTPLDRLSISTMDPKSNKQRKVVELPRRRVSVPIDRIGVGRLPSSRG, from the exons ATGCTGGGCTGTGGATGTGTGCTGCTCTCTGGTCTGCTGACACTGACCTTATTCCACTGCAGTGCGGAAAGTCTTCATGTACCCCAAGAAAGGTCAGAG TATGTGGAACCATCTGTCGTGGAGGGCCGCAGTGTCCAGCGAGGCCAGACCGAGCAGAAGACCTCAGGAGCCGTGAACGCTAAACTCCTCCTGCACAACCAGCTGGTCCGACTGGAAAACGATGTCATTGAGACCAAGAGGAAACGCAGCTTCCCTGGATCCAACACGCCTCTTGACCGCCTGTCAATCAGCACCATGGATCCCAAAAGCAACAAGCAGAG GAAGGTCGTTGAGCTGCCGCGGCGACGAGTCAGCGTTCCGATTGACCGGATTGGCGTAGGCCGTCTTCCCAGCAGCCGAGGATAG